One genomic region from Halorussus rarus encodes:
- the pyrF gene encoding orotidine-5'-phosphate decarboxylase: protein MAFFDRLRERIRTTGGVLAVGLNPDLARLPDDCREYDYPRRAFNRRVVDATHDHAAAYAVNPAFYADHSGWIAVAETVAYARGRGVPVVVDGKWSDLPDPNADLLDAADAATVSPYCGRDALGDLFDSDLGVFVTCRTPNAGAADLQDRELVDGVDAPATIEAESTGGQTEEDDSEHDESPTLSEGVAAIAASWADDAAADVGLLVGGDAATVETLRERAPDLPFFAVGGARNDPEVAAHAAPDGGPVEGVGLVAASREVLYAGETAGRGRRRGQDDYAAAARQSAKRLKQQLNRYR, encoded by the coding sequence ATGGCGTTCTTCGACCGCCTCCGCGAGCGGATCCGGACCACCGGCGGCGTCCTCGCGGTCGGCCTGAACCCCGACCTCGCCCGCCTCCCCGACGACTGCCGGGAGTACGACTACCCGCGGCGGGCGTTCAATCGCCGCGTCGTCGACGCGACCCACGACCACGCCGCGGCGTACGCGGTGAATCCCGCGTTCTACGCCGACCATTCGGGGTGGATCGCGGTGGCCGAGACCGTCGCCTACGCCCGCGGCAGGGGCGTCCCGGTCGTCGTCGACGGGAAGTGGAGCGACCTCCCGGATCCGAACGCAGACTTACTCGACGCCGCCGACGCCGCGACGGTGTCGCCGTACTGCGGCCGGGACGCTCTCGGGGACCTGTTCGATTCGGACCTGGGCGTCTTCGTGACCTGCCGGACGCCGAACGCCGGCGCGGCCGACCTCCAGGACCGCGAGCTCGTCGACGGTGTCGACGCGCCTGCTACCATCGAAGCAGAGTCGACCGGGGGTCAGACGGAAGAAGACGACAGCGAGCACGACGAATCCCCGACGCTGTCCGAGGGGGTGGCGGCTATCGCGGCCTCGTGGGCCGACGACGCCGCGGCGGACGTGGGCCTGCTCGTCGGCGGGGACGCCGCGACGGTCGAGACGCTCCGGGAGCGCGCGCCCGACCTCCCGTTCTTCGCGGTCGGCGGCGCGCGGAACGACCCCGAGGTCGCGGCCCACGCCGCGCCCGACGGCGGGCCGGTCGAAGGGGTCGGACTGGTCGCGGCCTCGCGGGAGGTGCTCTACGCCGGCGAGACCGCCGGGCGTGGTCGGCGCCGCGGCCAGGACGACTACGCCGCGGCCGCCCGGCAGTCGGCCAAGCGGCTGAAGCAGCAACTGAATCGATACCGCTGA
- the mptA gene encoding GTP cyclohydrolase MptA has translation MEEQLPDVQASEPDVSVGLNRVGVTGVTKLVKLARPDKRPIVLTAEFEVLVDLPGWRKGADMSRNMEVVDELLEDAVSEPTYSVEDLCGEVANRLLGKHDYTSKAEVRMEAEYMVKDRTPESDRPTQATADIVASATATEDGVRQEIGARVTGMTVCPCSQGMMSQTAREKLEELGVGDAEVEEFLQEVPQAGHSQRGHATLTIESDGAPEADLRDIIEVARDSMSARIYNLAKRPDEDHMTFEAHANAKFVEDCVRDMAEGVLREFPDLPDEAVVTMKQSNDESIHQHNAHAERVAEMGTLREELADD, from the coding sequence ATGGAAGAGCAACTGCCGGACGTTCAAGCCTCCGAACCCGACGTGAGCGTGGGGCTCAACCGGGTCGGCGTCACCGGCGTCACCAAGCTGGTCAAACTCGCGCGTCCCGACAAGCGGCCCATCGTGCTGACCGCCGAGTTCGAGGTGCTGGTCGATCTGCCGGGCTGGCGGAAGGGCGCCGACATGAGCCGCAACATGGAAGTCGTCGACGAACTCCTCGAGGACGCCGTGAGCGAGCCGACCTACTCGGTCGAGGACCTCTGCGGCGAGGTGGCCAACCGTCTGCTCGGCAAGCACGACTACACCTCGAAGGCCGAGGTCCGGATGGAGGCCGAGTACATGGTCAAGGACCGGACCCCCGAAAGCGACCGGCCGACCCAGGCGACCGCCGACATCGTCGCCAGCGCGACCGCGACCGAGGACGGCGTCCGCCAGGAGATCGGCGCCCGCGTCACGGGCATGACGGTCTGTCCCTGCTCGCAGGGGATGATGAGCCAGACCGCCCGCGAGAAGCTCGAAGAGCTGGGCGTCGGCGACGCGGAGGTCGAGGAGTTCCTCCAGGAGGTCCCGCAGGCGGGCCACTCCCAGCGCGGCCACGCCACGCTCACCATCGAGAGCGACGGCGCGCCCGAGGCCGACCTCCGGGACATCATCGAGGTCGCCCGCGATTCGATGAGCGCCCGCATCTACAACCTCGCCAAGCGCCCCGACGAGGACCACATGACCTTCGAGGCCCACGCCAACGCCAAGTTCGTCGAGGACTGCGTGCGCGACATGGCCGAGGGCGTCCTCAGGGAGTTTCCCGACCTCCCCGACGAGGCCGTGGTGACGATGAAGCAGAGCAACGACGAGTCCATCCACCAGCACAACGCCCACGCCGAGCGCGTCGCCGAGATGGGGACGCTCCGCGAGGAACTGGCCGACGACTGA